In Nicotiana tabacum cultivar K326 chromosome 10, ASM71507v2, whole genome shotgun sequence, the DNA window TTTTCATGTTGTCTTCCCCTTATGTTTTGGAAGGGAAACACCATCATTGTATTCCACCAACAAGGCAACAATCGAGATTGAATTTGCCTTTCTAAGCATTTAAAAATAGCAATTATCCTTCATAACTAAAGGGGTCTACTTGTCTTTCGGTTTGCATATTTACAATCATATTGTTTTAGTGGTCGCCAAacactttttcttctttctttaccATGCATATTTTCCCCTTCCtttctcttttacttttttattttctttccaaagAAGAAATGAAAAGTATGATATTAGTTGATGGGTTACCCCAGGTCTATACTACGATCCTGTACAattccttcttcctttttttcttcatttttcctgCTCTACTTCCTGCTAGAATTTGACTGGTAATCACACCGGCCATAGAGTCCATCACCTTCATGGTATGCAGTTACATATCAACTTCAATGCTTGTCCACCCCCTTTTGATCACTTTTCTTCCTCGGTTAAAAACTTATTGATCTTATTTAGTGTTTAAATTGTAAATGTATACACCAAATTTGTGTTGCTTTATTTCCATTCAGCATTTTTATAAAACAGTATAGAACAGCCTTCATTATTGACAGCCTAATTAGTAATTTTTGAAGCAAGAAGGCCAACATACTACAAGCAGACTGACCTGATATTGTCAGCGAAAGCAGAATGACCCTACATCATCCAATACCCTTGAGACAAAGTTCAATATTGCTGGCATGAGAAAGTAATTATAATGGCAATACATACATAAAGCAAAATGTCTTTAAGCAGAAAGTATGAAAGATGACAATATACGCTTTATACCCTGTCAATAATTATAATACAGATTAAGGAAGAGGGGATTGAAAATGTAACACAAATAGAAAAGAGCAAAAGAAAAGTTTCTCCTATGATTAAGTATGTCAATCTACGAATAGGATTGCAAATGTAAGTACAAATAGAAAGAGCAAAAGAGAAGTTCTATCCTATGGTTAATTATACCAATCAAGGAAGAGGATTGAAAATGTAAGCACAAATAGAAAGAGCAAAAGAAAAGTTCTGCTACTGCTGTTCCGTTGAATGGCTTGCGACAGTTCTTTGTTACCAAGTTCCACATTCTTGGTTGCTTCAACTGCCTGAAACGAAAAACCATAAGTTCACACAAACTTATAGAACAATGAAAGATCCGTAGATCGTGATATTTGTTAGTTCTACAAGTAAATGGTTACACATGGGAAAGTTAATATAGAAAATGAAGAGATTGTCAGAATTATTTAAACAAAAGAGAGAAAATGACTTTCTTGTTATGTTAACAAGTTAGAAGTTCTATCCAACTGGAAACTAAAAAAGCTACAGTATTGCTAACCTGCTCATATAATAGCTCTATCTGTTGGGCCTGTTGCAAAACATGAGTTGACATAAGATGGTTCAACGCAGACATTTCCACCATCTTTGTTTCTATTTCTTGAACAGAATCCAGGAGACTGTTCAGCTCTACCTGCATCATGTGAGTAAGGTAAGAGTACGGGAAAGTACATTGTGATTTTAGCCTTCACATGTTGCTTGTTTGCCGGAACTAAATCCTCTAGCAGCAAACTTCCCACTTACCTGGAGGGCACGCGTTTCATCGTCCAAAAGTTGTTCTTGGACTCTAACAGGTGCTGCTTGTGAAATATCAGAGTCCCTGATCTCTGAGTCCCTTTTCATGTCGGGGTCCAAACTACTAGACACAGAGGTCTCTGCAGCATTTGATTTGGTAGAGTTCTTCCGTTTCCTTCTTGGTGTTACTCGGTTAATAGCATCTTGAAAGCGTATTGCCCGCAACTGGTCAAACTGTGACGTGACAGAGTGAAGCTTTTCACTTAAAATTAAAACCTACAGCAAAAAAGCAAACAAAGATTATAGGAATATGCATCAAGACTACTTTCAAATTCCTCAGCACTCTATTATATATTCTCTAAAAGATCTGCTTAGAAAACATCTCCCACTTCATTCTTAGTGGGCAGCAAGTGGTGGCACTGGAAAACGGGTACAGGAAAGTAGAAACAGTTTTAGAACTGTTTTAACTGAATACATACTGTAGCATAGGTTGAAAAAGTATATTTTCAGTGTCAAAAGGTAAGTTAATAATCAGCACAATCTAGCGAGTTTAATTACACTATCTCAGTGATATTGTTGTGCAGATCGCAGACAGCACATAAAACATCCCTTTCCATGACGAAAAATTTCGTGGAGAACAATCTCAGATAGTAGAGATCCACAAATTTAAGATAGGACGGTGGATACTCTCCCAGTGGAATCACACTAAAGACAACCAACTGAAGTAGTTCCCCCAACATCAGAGGTCACTTCAATAATTTCTCAACATTAAACAGGCTATTTATAGAAAGTACGAAACACCTGCAGAGAGTTGAGGAGAAAGTATTGTGAAATGGCAACTATGATACCATTGTGCCAATTGCAGAACAATCACAACATACATCAACTTTCCAAATAGCAAAATGAAAATAAATCTTTAACTCAAATAATCTAAAATAAGCACACAGATGCAAGAGTTTTAGAAAAGTCACATCAAAGACACAGAAAAAGGACAGCCCggtacactaagctcccgctatgcgcgggatccggagaagggccggaccacaagggtctattgtacgcaaccttaccctgcatttctgcaagaggttgttccCACGGCTCGACCCATGACTTCCTAGTCACATGGAAGCAACTTTACCAACTACGCCAAGGCTCTCCTTCTCACATCAAAGACatcaattttaaaataaaaaaaataaaaaaaaataaaaaaaaccctAACATCACATGCCATCCAATAGTTTCTTTAATTCAAAGAGTATCCATGAAGTTACTTCATAATTTCCTAATACCAGCAGAAAATGGGGAGAAGATGCTTCATAAAGCAATCATAACCAGCAGTTATAAGGATATTTGATGACTATATTGTATGTAGCGACCATACCACTCCATGCTTGTGTGCTATAGTATCAGCATTCAGATTGTCACCCTTGAATCCAAGCCATCCCTTTGAATGTGCATTTTCCTCATTTATACTATTCTTGAGAACATCTATTTGCTCTTTGCATGATTTTACAAAAACAGTAACCTGCAGAAGTTGTGTTAGTAAAAATCcttctaattctttttctttttttccaattCAAATTTCATAGTCTCAACTAAGTGCATTTGCACTTTTGCAATCACACACAAAGCTGCAGAAGGAGCATTAAACACAAAGGTGACAAGGAGCACTTTCTCGAGActcaaaaactaatcaaaacatcAAACTTGACAAAGCAGGAAAAGCAGACAAAAATTTACCTTGTAAATAAAGATGTAGTTTTCATCAGAAGTTGACTATATAAGAAAGATAGGAAATCAAAGAACAGCGATCTTCATTGCAATAGTGTCAATTCTGTAGGTCATAGTTTATGGTCTAACTTGGAATTAGAAGTACTGTGAGACCAATTCAATTTCCACTGGCTTCATCCTTCAATTCTCTTCgttatttttcaagattttataTTACTtactgcaacaacaacaacaacaacaacaacaacaacaacccagtaaaaataccacaagtgaggtctggggagggtagagtgtactgTTTCCgagagaccctcggctcaagatttTATATTACTGACTGCACTGAACTTAATATTGTTTGTAGGATATTACAAAAAATTTAAGCAATATAAGAAAGCTAACAAGTTCGTTACAACATACAAGATCAAACTTTAGAAAAATGTTCAACGTGTGTCACGACCAACTCATTCCATCACAAGCCTGGTTTTTCACATCATAAATGTGGGCCAACCCGAAAGCACTTAGTAGTCCGGTAAGCTACTCAACAATTACTTAAGGTCCAGGAGGAGTAGTTTGGAATTCTAATTCCATGAATTGCGAATTGAGGTTTACAACTCTCTACCCACCCACTACTACCCCTAGTCGTCCATGCCACTCAAACCAAAGATAAGATAAATCTTTTTTGGAGAGGTATTTTGCTATATTTACTTTTTTTACTAGATTTGTACTCAAAACGAAGTAAAGTATGGTCTCTTTTCATAAGATTATTATGGCTTTTACACCAATTGAtttaattctaaatatttttagaaaaactATGTACTGCAAGATTAGCGCCTATAAGAAGATCGAATGTAAAGTGAGATTGGAAGAGATAGTGGTGCCTAAATGCAGACAATTTAGATATATAGACTGAGTTTTCCAAAAGAATGGCATGAGAGATAAACATGTACCACATAAAAGTAGTTTAGGTGGTCGAAATAGAAGAGTGCTACAAGAGATTTATGTACTAGATGATATTTAACAAAGTGAAAGGCTAATTCTCTAGAATGATTCTTAGACCAGAAATATTATATGGAAGTAAATGTTGAGTCTCAAATGCTAACATGTCCCCAAGAAGACTGTCGTAAATATGCATAAATTAAGATGAATGTGCATCACACAAAATTGGACAAGATCATCAATTACCACGTCGGGATGCAAGTAGCATACACAGAAGGATAAAATAAGAGAATGTCATCCGAGATGATTTGACCATGCCTACATAAACCTCCGAAAGCACCAGTCCATAGAAGCGATActatgaaagttgaaagttctaaAAGGTATGTGGTAGACTAGAATCATGTGgtaaaaatataacataatgAAAGGAAACGATCCATACAGGCGATACCAGCTGATTACGATTAAGGCTCGTTGTTCCAAGACTTATATTTGGACAGGGTCGGGATACGTGTGAGAGTTAGAGAATAATTAACTATAGATAACTCCTAATTTGCCTTAGAAGACACATTATGTACAAGTATTAGATAAAATGGGTCCGGATACAGCAAACTAGATTAAGACATTCCTATTGCTATTCAAACTAGTTTGGAATTGAAGAATGATTGATATGTTATTAAATTAAAAGGGAGCAAATCACCGCTGATTAACGGATAAACTGTATGATTATCTCAAACATGTAAACATGTAACGGATAATCCTAACTCCACTTTCACCCTGAAGCCTGTAAACCTAGAGATACATACTATTATAACAATCACATTATTAGTTCCATTATTATTTTCATCTTTAACACACTTTCTCATAATGCCTGCAATTGGACAAACTTATGATATGGCCTTATCCTATTTGCAAACCGAAATAAATGTTTGTTCTCATCAGTATATATTTTATAATGAAGCATCACACAACAAGAATAAATATATTCAGGAGTCCAACATCGCAGCAAGTAGAATATATAACTAACTGTCATGTTTTGAAATAACAGAGAGAACAAAAAAAGAAGGGAAGACACAGACATCAAGTATGTACTCTTACTTCATGCTCAATGCTATCCCTCTCTTGTTCTGTTGTACGGTGCAAATCAACATAATCCTTTTTGTGTTTCATCAAAAATTGCTCCAGAGCCCCAATGCTCTCCAGCTGACAAatgagaatttttttaaaaaagtttttgCACTGATTTACTTATCAATGAATAATCCAAGCACAAGCAACATAAGAAAAGAAGATAAGCATTAGGTGTAAACAACATACCGTTTTAACCGCAGCTCTAGTGAATCCTGACCTTTGCCGAGGTTTATGCATGATAAAAGATGCTAATAACGCAGCTGTTTTGGACTGTCAGCAAAGATCTAAACTCAGATGATATATAAGCTAAGACCTGATGGAGCATGCCACAGGCTAAAAAATAACACACGGCAAATTTTATGTTCTTTTTTTCTTCCAACGTGGATATACTGTTGAAGTTCAATTTATATGGAATACTAGCTCGCATGCAAACAAGAGAAAAGTTGCAAATTCATTTGTCAGATTAAATATAAAAACAGAGACTCTGATCCACGGACAGCATAACAATTGATTCATAAGGAGGTTATGAAGCTATATGCACGACCAGAGCCTACACCAGAGGCAAAGGACAGTAGGGATCAGATAAGCATGAAGATTCTTCAAGACAATTCATAATACGCAACATAATTCTTTCGGactaagaaaagagaaaagcaatgAACTGAATAAGTCAAATGTACCTCATCATATCCCAAAGACAATGCTGAACGACGTGCAGCATCTTTAAAATCTTCCGTTCTGTCTCTAATTTTTGACATTCCTTCGAATTGCAGGAGAAGATTCAGAAGACTTCTCCCACAATCAAATGATGCAGTTTTAATGGTATATAGTGATTTGGTATATCAGGCAAAAATCCAAAGATATTATTCCTCCCACATTAATCTATACAAGAAAATGAAATCAGCAAGCTCCAATTCATCAACTACAATCTCATGTCTAACAACTTATAATCAGAAAACAGAAACAATACAAGTAGTTGGAGATATTAGTTGTCAAGTTCTCTAATAAATCAATCctgataaaaataattatactaaCCTTACTGATGGCCAGTGTGGATGGACTGAATTAAATTTAAGGGATATTACAACTTAATTGATTTCAAATGCTTAGATCCTGGAGGAATTTTAATGAACGGGCCTAGATGAAATTGATCAGTTATTACACTCTTTGGAACCGGGTCTCAGATCTGGTTAGCAGGTAATGATGGCAAAAAAATTTAGTTAAAAGTTGATCAATTATTACATTCACATTCTTTTATATTGTGGCCTGCTTTACTTTGCACTGACCGAAAATTATTGTAACTGGCTGGAAATGGAACTGAAAGAGTAATAAAcaggaaataagaaaaataaagcaaaaggaaCAATTTCATTGTATAAACCCTATTACAATCATGTATATAAGCCCACTGAGCTCGTGAACATTATATAACAAactgacaacaacaacaacccagtataatcccacttagtggggtctggggagggtagtgtgtacgcagatcttacccctaccctggggtagagaggttgtttccaaatagaccctcggcatccttccctccatgAACTTCTCACATTGCTCtgggggagactcgaactcacaacctcttggttggaagtggaggttgcttaccatcagagcaacccctcttgtcaacAATTTTCGAAATTGATTACAACTATACTCACAAAAGTCATTGTAAACCTCAAAATCGAAGCAATTGTAAGAATGGATGTTCTCATGAAAATCGCACATAAAATTAGAAATTGAAGCTCAGGCTATTTTGTGCGGTGAGAGCAGAACTAAAGCATTGTAATCCAATATATATGGTACATTACGA includes these proteins:
- the LOC107793450 gene encoding syntaxin-81 isoform X1; this translates as MSKIRDRTEDFKDAARRSALSLGYDESKTAALLASFIMHKPRQRSGFTRAAVKTLESIGALEQFLMKHKKDYVDLHRTTEQERDSIEHEVTVFVKSCKEQIDVLKNSINEENAHSKGWLGFKGDNLNADTIAHKHGVVLILSEKLHSVTSQFDQLRAIRFQDAINRVTPRRKRKNSTKSNAAETSVSSSLDPDMKRDSEIRDSDISQAAPVRVQEQLLDDETRALQVELNSLLDSVQEIETKMVEMSALNHLMSTHVLQQAQQIELLYEQAVEATKNVELGNKELSQAIQRNSSSRTFLLLFLFVLTFSILFLDWYN
- the LOC107793450 gene encoding syntaxin-81 isoform X2 gives rise to the protein MHKPRQRSGFTRAAVKTLESIGALEQFLMKHKKDYVDLHRTTEQERDSIEHEVTVFVKSCKEQIDVLKNSINEENAHSKGWLGFKGDNLNADTIAHKHGVVLILSEKLHSVTSQFDQLRAIRFQDAINRVTPRRKRKNSTKSNAAETSVSSSLDPDMKRDSEIRDSDISQAAPVRVQEQLLDDETRALQVELNSLLDSVQEIETKMVEMSALNHLMSTHVLQQAQQIELLYEQAVEATKNVELGNKELSQAIQRNSSSRTFLLLFLFVLTFSILFLDWYN